In Erigeron canadensis isolate Cc75 unplaced genomic scaffold, C_canadensis_v1 Conyza_canadensis_unscaffolded:163, whole genome shotgun sequence, a genomic segment contains:
- the LOC122584249 gene encoding uncharacterized protein LOC122584249 — protein MTWIWHSFFGPAGSNNDVNVLQQSPLFQNERNGSTPDSSFSVNGHDYNRDYYLTDGIYPRWAAFVKAYPHLVEQDEKKFKRLQEAARKDVEREFGVLKGKWKILDRPLRLWTKEKIKKVVAACTILYNMIIKDNGLAISPVHIMDPPVPRVYNLKANREIMDENVHHRLRYDLTAHVSALDLSFLDDPAMQPPSVTSLI, from the coding sequence ATGACTTGGATTTGGCATTCGTTTTTCGGTCCCGCTGGATCGAACAACGATGTCAATGTTTTGCAGCAGTCGCCGTTGTTTCAAAACGAGCGTAATGGATCCACGCCAGACAGTTCATTTAGCGTAAATGGACATGATTACAATCGCGATTACTACCTTACCGATGGAATCTATCCTAGGTGGGCTGCGTTTGTTAAAGCTTATCCTCATCTAGTGGAACAAgatgaaaagaaatttaaaagactacaagaggctgcaagaaaggatgttgaGCGAGAGTTTGGTGTTCTCAAGGGAAAATGGAAGATCTTGGACCGTCCCCTCAGGCTATGGACAAAGGAGAAGATCAAAAAAGTCGTCGCTGCGTGTACTATACTATACAACATGATCATCAAAGACAACGGGCTAGCGATATCACCGGTTCATATTATGGATCCACCGGTGCCAAGAGTTTATAACCTGAAAGCAAACCGGGAGATAATGGACGAGAACGTACATCATCGGCTCCGATACGATCTCACGGCGCATGTATCGGCTTTAGACTTATCATTCCTTGACGATCCAGCGATGCAGCCACCATCAGTCACGAGTTTGATTTAG